One segment of Cynocephalus volans isolate mCynVol1 chromosome 8, mCynVol1.pri, whole genome shotgun sequence DNA contains the following:
- the AMPD1 gene encoding AMP deaminase 1 isoform X2: MPLFKLPEIDEAMRSFAEKVFASEVKDEGGRHEISPFDVDEICPISHREMQAHVFHLETLSTFTEGRRKKRFQGRKTVNLAIPLSEASSTKLSHIDEYISSSPTYQTVPDFQRVQITGDYASGVTVEDFEVVCEGLYRALCIREKYMQKSFQRFPKTPSKYLRNIEGEAWVANESLYPVFTPPTKKGEDPFRTDDLPENLGYHLKMKDGVVYIYPNEAAASKDEPRPLPYPNLDTFLDDMNFLLALIAQGPVKTYTHRRLKFLSSKFQVHEMLNEMDELKELKNNPHRDFYNCRKVDTHIHAAACMNQKHLLRFIKKSYQVDADRVVYSTKEKNLTLKEVFAKLKMHPYDLTVDSLDVHAGRQTFQRFDKFNDKYNPVGASELRDLYLKTDNYINGEYFATIIKEVGADLVEAKYQHAEPRLSIYGRSPDEWSKLSSWFVQNRIHCPNMTWMIQVPRIYDVFRSKNFLPHFGKMLENIFMPVFEATINPQAHPDLSVFLKHITGFDSVDDESKHSGHMFSSKSPKPQEWTMENNPSYTYYAYYMYANIMVLNSLRKERGMNTFLFRPHCGEAGALTHLMTAFMVADNISHGLNLKKSPVLQYLFFLAQIPIAMSPLSNNSLFLEYAKNPFLDFLQKGLMISLSTDDPMQFHFTKEPLMEEYAIAAQVFKLSTCDMCEVARNSVLQCGISHEEKAKFLGNNYLEEGPIGNDIRRTNVAQIRMAYRYETWCYELNLIAEGLKSTE; the protein is encoded by the exons AAATTGATGAAGCAATGCGTAGCTTTGCTGAAAAGGTGTTTGCCTCTGAAGTCAAAGATGAGGGAGGCCGTCATGAGATTTCGCCTTTTGATGTGGATGAGATCTGTCCAATTTCTCACCGTGAGATGCAAGCACACGTATTCCACCTGGAGACTCTATCTACCTTCACAGAAGGCAGGAG AAAAAAGCGTTTCCAAGGACGGAAGACTGTTAATTTGGCCATTCCACTAAGTGAAGCATCTTCCACCAAACTGTCTCACATTGATGAATACATTTCTTCATCTCCAACCTACCAGACTGTGCCTGATTTTCAGAGAGTGCAGATCACTGGTGACTATGCCTCGGGG GTTACAGTTGAAGATTTCGAAGTGGTTTGTGAAGGTCTGTATCGGGCATTATGTATACGGGAGAAATACATGCAGAAGTCATTTCAGAGGTTCCCTAAAACCCCTTCCAAGTACTTGCGGAACATTGAGGGTGAGGCTTGGGTAGCAAATGAGAGCCTCTATCCAG TCTTTACCCCTCCTACgaagaagggagaagaccctTTTCGAACAGATGACCTTCCTGAAAACCTGGGCTATCACCTCAAAATGAAGGATGGTGTAGTGTACATCTATCCTAATGAAGCAGCAGCCAGCAAAGATGAGCCTAGGCCACTTCCTTACCCAAATCTGGACACCTTCCTAGATGATATGAATTTTTTACTTGCTTTAATTGCCCAAGGACCTGT TAAGACCTATACCCACCGGCGCCTGAAGTTCCTTTCCTCCAAGTTCCAAGTTCATGAGATGCTCAATGAGATGGATGAATTAAAGGAGCTGAAGAACAACCCCCACCGAGATTTTTACAACTGCAGAAAG GTGGACACCCATATCCATGCAGCTGCTTGCATGAACCAGAAACATCTGCTGCGCTTTATTAAGAAATCTTACCAAGTTGATGCTGACAGAGTGGTCTATAGCACCAAAGAGAAGAATCTGACCCTAAAGGAAGTTTTTGCTAAATTAAAAATGCATCCCTATGACCTGACTGTTGATTCTCTGGATGTTCATGCT GGACGTCAGACCTTCCAGCGTTTTGATAAGTTCAATGACAAATACAACCCTGTAGGAGCGAGTGAGCTACGGGACCTCTACTTGAAGACAGACAATTACATTAATGGGGAATACTTTGCCACTATCATCAAG GAAGTAGGTGCAGACCTCGTGGAGGCCAAGTACCAGCATGCTGAGCCCCGTCTGTCCATCTATGGCCGCAGTCCTGATGAGTGGAGCAaactctcctcctggttcgttcAAAACCGCATCCACTGTCCCAACATGACATGGATGATCCAGGTCCCCAGGATCTA TGATGTATTCCGATCCAAGAATTTCCTTCCACACTTTGGAAAGATGCTGGAGAATATTTTCATGCCAGTGTTTGAGGCCACCATCAACCCCCAGGCTCACCCAGACCTCAGTGTCTTCCTCAAACAT ATCACTGGCTTTGACAGTGTGGATGATGAGTCCAAACACAGTGGCCACATGTTCTCCTCCAAGAGTCCCAAACCTCAGGAGTGGACAATGGAAAATAACCCATCTTACACTTACTATGCCTACTACATGTATGCAAACATCATGGTGCTCAACAGCCTGAGAAA GGAACGAGGcatgaatacatttctgttcagaCCTCACTGTGGGGAAGCTGGAGCTCTCACCCATCTCATGACAGCATTCATGGTAGCAGATAATATCTCTCATGGCCTGAATTTAAAAAAG agtcCTGTGTTACAGTACTTGTTTTTCTTAGCCCAGATTCCCATTGCCATGTCGCCATTAAGTAACAACAGCCTATTTCTCGAGTATGCCAAAAATCCTTTTTTAGATTTCCTCCAGAAAGGGCTAATGATCTCACTGTCTACAGACGACCCAATGCAATTCCACTTCACCAAG GAACCTCTGATGGAAGAATATGCCATTGCCGCACAAGTCTTTAAGCTGAGCACCTGTGACATGTGTGAAGTGGCAAGGAACAGTGTTCTGCAATGTGGAATTTCTCATGAG GAGAAAGCAAAGTTTCTGGGCAACAACTACCTTGAGGAAGGCCCTATTGGAAATGATATCCGGAGGACAAACGTAGCCCAAATCCGTATGGCTTATCGCTATGAAACCTGGTGTTATGAACTCAATTTAATTGCTGAGGGTCttaaatcaacagaataa
- the AMPD1 gene encoding AMP deaminase 1 isoform X1 gives MPLFKLPAEEKQIDEAMRSFAEKVFASEVKDEGGRHEISPFDVDEICPISHREMQAHVFHLETLSTFTEGRRKKRFQGRKTVNLAIPLSEASSTKLSHIDEYISSSPTYQTVPDFQRVQITGDYASGVTVEDFEVVCEGLYRALCIREKYMQKSFQRFPKTPSKYLRNIEGEAWVANESLYPVFTPPTKKGEDPFRTDDLPENLGYHLKMKDGVVYIYPNEAAASKDEPRPLPYPNLDTFLDDMNFLLALIAQGPVKTYTHRRLKFLSSKFQVHEMLNEMDELKELKNNPHRDFYNCRKVDTHIHAAACMNQKHLLRFIKKSYQVDADRVVYSTKEKNLTLKEVFAKLKMHPYDLTVDSLDVHAGRQTFQRFDKFNDKYNPVGASELRDLYLKTDNYINGEYFATIIKEVGADLVEAKYQHAEPRLSIYGRSPDEWSKLSSWFVQNRIHCPNMTWMIQVPRIYDVFRSKNFLPHFGKMLENIFMPVFEATINPQAHPDLSVFLKHITGFDSVDDESKHSGHMFSSKSPKPQEWTMENNPSYTYYAYYMYANIMVLNSLRKERGMNTFLFRPHCGEAGALTHLMTAFMVADNISHGLNLKKSPVLQYLFFLAQIPIAMSPLSNNSLFLEYAKNPFLDFLQKGLMISLSTDDPMQFHFTKEPLMEEYAIAAQVFKLSTCDMCEVARNSVLQCGISHEEKAKFLGNNYLEEGPIGNDIRRTNVAQIRMAYRYETWCYELNLIAEGLKSTE, from the exons AAATTGATGAAGCAATGCGTAGCTTTGCTGAAAAGGTGTTTGCCTCTGAAGTCAAAGATGAGGGAGGCCGTCATGAGATTTCGCCTTTTGATGTGGATGAGATCTGTCCAATTTCTCACCGTGAGATGCAAGCACACGTATTCCACCTGGAGACTCTATCTACCTTCACAGAAGGCAGGAG AAAAAAGCGTTTCCAAGGACGGAAGACTGTTAATTTGGCCATTCCACTAAGTGAAGCATCTTCCACCAAACTGTCTCACATTGATGAATACATTTCTTCATCTCCAACCTACCAGACTGTGCCTGATTTTCAGAGAGTGCAGATCACTGGTGACTATGCCTCGGGG GTTACAGTTGAAGATTTCGAAGTGGTTTGTGAAGGTCTGTATCGGGCATTATGTATACGGGAGAAATACATGCAGAAGTCATTTCAGAGGTTCCCTAAAACCCCTTCCAAGTACTTGCGGAACATTGAGGGTGAGGCTTGGGTAGCAAATGAGAGCCTCTATCCAG TCTTTACCCCTCCTACgaagaagggagaagaccctTTTCGAACAGATGACCTTCCTGAAAACCTGGGCTATCACCTCAAAATGAAGGATGGTGTAGTGTACATCTATCCTAATGAAGCAGCAGCCAGCAAAGATGAGCCTAGGCCACTTCCTTACCCAAATCTGGACACCTTCCTAGATGATATGAATTTTTTACTTGCTTTAATTGCCCAAGGACCTGT TAAGACCTATACCCACCGGCGCCTGAAGTTCCTTTCCTCCAAGTTCCAAGTTCATGAGATGCTCAATGAGATGGATGAATTAAAGGAGCTGAAGAACAACCCCCACCGAGATTTTTACAACTGCAGAAAG GTGGACACCCATATCCATGCAGCTGCTTGCATGAACCAGAAACATCTGCTGCGCTTTATTAAGAAATCTTACCAAGTTGATGCTGACAGAGTGGTCTATAGCACCAAAGAGAAGAATCTGACCCTAAAGGAAGTTTTTGCTAAATTAAAAATGCATCCCTATGACCTGACTGTTGATTCTCTGGATGTTCATGCT GGACGTCAGACCTTCCAGCGTTTTGATAAGTTCAATGACAAATACAACCCTGTAGGAGCGAGTGAGCTACGGGACCTCTACTTGAAGACAGACAATTACATTAATGGGGAATACTTTGCCACTATCATCAAG GAAGTAGGTGCAGACCTCGTGGAGGCCAAGTACCAGCATGCTGAGCCCCGTCTGTCCATCTATGGCCGCAGTCCTGATGAGTGGAGCAaactctcctcctggttcgttcAAAACCGCATCCACTGTCCCAACATGACATGGATGATCCAGGTCCCCAGGATCTA TGATGTATTCCGATCCAAGAATTTCCTTCCACACTTTGGAAAGATGCTGGAGAATATTTTCATGCCAGTGTTTGAGGCCACCATCAACCCCCAGGCTCACCCAGACCTCAGTGTCTTCCTCAAACAT ATCACTGGCTTTGACAGTGTGGATGATGAGTCCAAACACAGTGGCCACATGTTCTCCTCCAAGAGTCCCAAACCTCAGGAGTGGACAATGGAAAATAACCCATCTTACACTTACTATGCCTACTACATGTATGCAAACATCATGGTGCTCAACAGCCTGAGAAA GGAACGAGGcatgaatacatttctgttcagaCCTCACTGTGGGGAAGCTGGAGCTCTCACCCATCTCATGACAGCATTCATGGTAGCAGATAATATCTCTCATGGCCTGAATTTAAAAAAG agtcCTGTGTTACAGTACTTGTTTTTCTTAGCCCAGATTCCCATTGCCATGTCGCCATTAAGTAACAACAGCCTATTTCTCGAGTATGCCAAAAATCCTTTTTTAGATTTCCTCCAGAAAGGGCTAATGATCTCACTGTCTACAGACGACCCAATGCAATTCCACTTCACCAAG GAACCTCTGATGGAAGAATATGCCATTGCCGCACAAGTCTTTAAGCTGAGCACCTGTGACATGTGTGAAGTGGCAAGGAACAGTGTTCTGCAATGTGGAATTTCTCATGAG GAGAAAGCAAAGTTTCTGGGCAACAACTACCTTGAGGAAGGCCCTATTGGAAATGATATCCGGAGGACAAACGTAGCCCAAATCCGTATGGCTTATCGCTATGAAACCTGGTGTTATGAACTCAATTTAATTGCTGAGGGTCttaaatcaacagaataa